A genomic stretch from Hypnocyclicus thermotrophus includes:
- the mgtE gene encoding magnesium transporter produces the protein MDIKQVKQLIEEKKYVKLKEELEDIHEVNISEILKLLDSKEALLIYRLLSKDIAAEVFSYLDPDDQEKLINGFTDVEIKDLIEELYWDDMIDLIEEMPASIVKKILKNSNAENRKLINHFLNYPEDSAGSLMTIEYISLYPEMTVKESLDYIRSVGNEKETIYTSYILDKGKKLLGTVSLKELILAEPNIKVKEIANEDVISVYTTDDQELIAEVFKKYDLITVPVIDKEGRMVGIITIDDIVDVIEEETTEDIQKMAAITPLEEKYLDIGPIEMAKKRIPWLAILMISASLTSAVISRYESILAQMTVLSSFMPLLSGTSGNAGSQVSALIIRGLSLGNIKLKDLYKVIWNEFRTSIIIGIVLAIINFFRLYYLEIALVGNPEKFRISLLVSISLMFTIIMSKIVGGILPIAVKSIKLDPALMASPLLTTIIDVMSLIVYFNLVHFFFNI, from the coding sequence GTGGACATAAAACAAGTAAAACAACTTATTGAAGAAAAAAAATATGTGAAATTAAAAGAAGAATTAGAAGATATACACGAAGTAAATATTAGTGAAATATTAAAACTTCTTGATAGTAAAGAAGCGTTATTGATATATAGATTATTATCAAAAGATATAGCTGCTGAAGTATTTTCATACTTAGATCCAGATGATCAAGAAAAATTAATTAATGGATTTACAGATGTTGAAATAAAAGATTTAATTGAAGAATTATACTGGGATGATATGATAGATTTAATTGAAGAAATGCCTGCAAGTATTGTTAAAAAAATATTAAAAAATTCAAATGCAGAAAATAGAAAGCTTATAAATCATTTTTTAAATTATCCTGAAGATAGTGCAGGAAGTTTAATGACAATAGAATACATTTCTCTTTATCCGGAAATGACAGTTAAAGAATCTCTTGATTATATAAGAAGTGTAGGAAATGAAAAAGAAACAATATATACATCATATATTTTAGATAAAGGAAAAAAATTATTAGGAACAGTTTCTTTAAAAGAACTTATTTTAGCTGAACCAAATATAAAAGTAAAAGAAATTGCAAACGAAGATGTAATTTCAGTATATACAACAGATGATCAGGAGTTAATAGCAGAAGTATTTAAAAAATATGATTTAATAACAGTTCCTGTAATTGATAAAGAAGGCAGAATGGTTGGAATAATAACAATAGATGATATCGTAGATGTAATAGAAGAAGAAACAACAGAAGATATCCAAAAAATGGCGGCAATAACACCATTAGAAGAAAAATATCTTGATATAGGGCCTATAGAGATGGCTAAAAAAAGAATACCTTGGTTAGCTATCTTAATGATATCTGCTTCACTAACATCTGCAGTAATTAGTAGATATGAGTCTATATTAGCTCAAATGACAGTGCTCAGTAGTTTTATGCCACTTCTTAGTGGAACCTCAGGGAATGCAGGATCACAAGTTTCAGCACTTATTATACGGGGATTATCTTTAGGAAATATAAAGTTAAAAGATTTGTATAAAGTTATTTGGAATGAATTTAGAACAAGTATTATAATAGGTATAGTTCTTGCGATAATTAATTTCTTTAGACTTTATTATTTAGAAATTGCATTAGTAGGAAATCCAGAAAAATTTAGAATATCATTATTGGTATCAATTAGTTTAATGTTTACAATAATAATGTCAAAAATTGTAGGTGGGATACTGCCAATAGCTGTAAAAAGCATAAAATTAGATCCAGCTTTAATGGCAAGTCCTCTTTTAACTACAATAATCGATGTAATGTCATTAATTGTATATTTTAACTTAGTTCATTTCTTTTTTAACATATAA
- a CDS encoding YlmH/Sll1252 family protein, protein MIKINKNNFIKLFPKSLKEKIANIYEKIELVKNIDYFIQLEEFYSGEIWKKLLKYEYELGVKIILDNYIKNGERKNIIIAPIDLELNYDQYFNLNMIKIENLSKFKDLGHRNYLGNILSYGIKREKISDIVINDGNAYFVTFSDIAEYLINNINSIDKNNVIIKKIYNNEKIEIQFERITGIISSNRLDNIVSLLTKLSRNEAVKLIEKNLVYVDYEVINKKNKSLNEKNILTIRGYGKYFYKGIVGSTKKDRLKVEMMKFM, encoded by the coding sequence GTGATAAAAATAAATAAAAATAATTTTATTAAGCTTTTTCCAAAATCATTAAAAGAAAAAATAGCAAATATATATGAAAAAATAGAATTAGTAAAAAATATAGATTATTTTATACAATTAGAAGAATTTTATAGTGGAGAAATTTGGAAAAAGTTATTAAAATATGAATATGAATTAGGAGTTAAAATAATATTAGATAATTATATAAAAAATGGAGAAAGAAAAAATATAATAATAGCACCTATTGATTTAGAATTGAATTATGACCAATATTTTAATTTGAATATGATAAAAATAGAAAATCTATCAAAATTCAAAGATTTAGGGCATAGAAATTATTTAGGAAATATTCTTTCATATGGAATAAAAAGAGAAAAAATAAGTGATATTGTAATAAACGATGGAAATGCATATTTCGTAACATTTTCAGATATAGCAGAATATTTAATCAATAATATTAATTCAATAGACAAAAATAATGTAATTATAAAAAAGATATATAACAATGAAAAAATAGAGATACAATTCGAAAGAATAACAGGAATAATATCATCAAATAGATTAGATAATATAGTGTCTTTATTAACTAAACTATCTAGAAATGAAGCAGTTAAATTAATAGAGAAAAATTTAGTTTATGTAGATTATGAAGTAATTAATAAAAAAAATAAGAGTTTGAATGAAAAAAATATATTAACTATAAGAGGGTATGGTAAATATTTTTATAAGGGAATAGTGGGATCAACCAAAAAAGACAGATTAAAAGTAGAAATGATGAAATTTATGTAG
- a CDS encoding endonuclease/exonuclease/phosphatase family protein: MKKKNFIVILFIVIVNLTFTNTKENYVIASFNTLHLGWKGKNYKELSEIVSLFDLVGLEEVMSKDGLKKLDSELEKLTNEKWHWHISKYSVGRSKKYREYYAYIWREKKVKFKRSMGFFKEKNDEFIREPYGAIFQIKNLEFGFVLNHFIYGDKKRDRQLEAVYLDEVYDYFTKYTKKILVAGDFNLPAYDISFKDMIRNKIFYAIDPSNKTTIGKYGLASSYDNFFLSYEIFSEYSGRNGVYDFTKDKKYDKQYGKEKYKILRKTISDHLPVFIELNI; the protein is encoded by the coding sequence TTGAAAAAGAAAAACTTTATAGTAATACTTTTTATAGTAATAGTTAATTTAACATTTACAAATACAAAAGAAAATTACGTAATTGCTAGTTTTAATACATTACATTTAGGATGGAAAGGTAAAAATTATAAAGAATTATCTGAAATAGTTTCATTATTTGATTTAGTGGGATTAGAAGAAGTAATGAGTAAGGATGGATTAAAGAAGCTTGATAGTGAATTAGAAAAATTAACTAATGAAAAATGGCATTGGCATATTTCAAAGTATAGTGTAGGAAGAAGTAAAAAATATAGAGAATATTATGCATATATATGGCGAGAGAAAAAAGTTAAATTTAAAAGAAGTATGGGTTTTTTTAAAGAAAAAAATGATGAATTTATTCGAGAACCATATGGAGCAATTTTTCAAATTAAAAATTTAGAATTTGGATTTGTACTTAATCATTTTATTTATGGCGATAAGAAAAGAGATAGACAACTAGAAGCTGTTTATTTAGATGAAGTATATGATTATTTTACTAAATATACTAAAAAGATATTAGTAGCAGGAGATTTTAATTTACCAGCATATGATATTTCATTTAAAGATATGATTAGAAATAAGATATTTTATGCAATAGATCCATCAAATAAAACAACAATTGGTAAATATGGATTAGCAAGTTCATATGATAATTTTTTTCTATCATATGAAATATTTTCTGAATATAGTGGAAGAAATGGAGTATATGATTTTACAAAAGATAAAAAATATGACAAGCAGTACGGAAAAGAAAAATATAAAATTCTTCGAAAAACAATATCAGATCATTTACCAGTATTTATAGAATTAAATATATAA
- a CDS encoding sensor histidine kinase, giving the protein MFLDKIETDNQSIKIINEKPLWAYDLNALYVNSKFFLDKPEIVKIVITENKNKLIEIADNTYEPDIFYTISVFHDGLKIGDIYIEYSSKYIDKEINIILSQIYIVELFFIIIFSFLIFVISKTVYTPIQKIVKALQNLDKGNYEFELILDRNDEFKIIEKYFNKVIKGFNYERKKNIENMEQINKTKDELEAAYNQMISINSMLENTLKELELSETKYKNIFKYSPGGIIILNIKNENYEEINEKVLEITKNFTSNYEREKIEYIIENVEVMKLIEKMIKTKKMLKKTIKFEEIEKTLMVTVAPINNNSEYAQIFLNDITELKDLEEKLKNYAETLEVKVKMRTADLQKANELIKSQQEEMVKNAYNKAFIEVTSGIIHNIGNIVNIINMNMEELIVEYPDNEKTYKFFNEILSRELQKIDIKSKELEKIIKITPEIIETMKEYDEKIKEKIELISKKLLHLKEIIQLQQNFVGSLGTEDYNNINEIVKEVIEIYESSLEKRGINYKFNRGENQEILCDRGQIFQVISNFIKNAYEAIEEAEKKEKLLEVTTYNNKDKFIIEIKDNGIGIKEENLNKLFEFGFSTKKENGKGNGYGLYSCKSIIKKYGGEILVESKYGEYTNFKIILPKRSTK; this is encoded by the coding sequence ATGTTTTTAGATAAAATAGAAACAGATAATCAAAGTATTAAAATAATAAATGAAAAACCATTATGGGCTTATGATTTAAATGCACTTTATGTAAATTCAAAATTTTTTTTAGATAAACCTGAAATAGTAAAAATAGTAATAACAGAAAACAAAAATAAATTAATTGAAATAGCAGATAATACATATGAACCAGATATTTTTTATACTATCAGTGTTTTTCATGATGGATTGAAAATAGGAGATATATATATCGAATATTCTTCAAAATATATAGATAAAGAGATTAATATAATTCTTAGCCAAATATATATAGTAGAATTATTTTTTATAATAATATTTTCATTTTTAATATTTGTAATTTCAAAAACAGTATATACTCCTATACAAAAAATTGTGAAAGCTTTACAAAATTTAGACAAAGGAAATTATGAATTTGAACTCATATTAGATAGAAATGATGAATTTAAAATAATAGAAAAATATTTTAATAAAGTAATTAAAGGGTTTAATTATGAGCGGAAAAAAAATATTGAAAATATGGAGCAGATAAATAAAACAAAGGATGAACTGGAAGCAGCATATAATCAAATGATTTCTATAAATAGTATGCTTGAAAATACTTTGAAAGAATTAGAATTATCTGAAACAAAATATAAAAATATTTTTAAATACTCTCCAGGTGGAATAATAATATTAAATATTAAAAATGAAAATTATGAAGAAATAAATGAAAAGGTTTTAGAGATAACTAAAAATTTTACATCTAATTATGAAAGAGAAAAAATAGAATATATTATTGAAAATGTTGAAGTAATGAAGCTAATAGAAAAAATGATAAAAACAAAAAAAATGTTGAAAAAAACAATAAAATTTGAAGAAATTGAAAAAACATTAATGGTTACGGTGGCACCTATAAATAATAATTCTGAATACGCACAGATATTTTTAAATGATATAACAGAACTAAAAGATTTAGAAGAGAAATTAAAAAATTATGCAGAAACTCTTGAAGTAAAAGTAAAAATGAGAACAGCAGATCTTCAAAAAGCAAATGAACTAATAAAAAGTCAACAAGAAGAGATGGTAAAAAATGCTTATAATAAAGCTTTTATAGAGGTAACTTCGGGAATAATACATAATATTGGAAATATTGTAAATATTATAAATATGAATATGGAAGAACTTATTGTAGAATATCCTGATAATGAAAAAACATATAAGTTTTTTAATGAAATATTATCTAGAGAACTACAGAAAATAGATATAAAATCAAAAGAATTAGAAAAAATAATTAAAATCACTCCTGAAATTATTGAAACGATGAAGGAATATGATGAGAAAATAAAAGAAAAGATTGAATTAATCTCTAAGAAGCTTTTACATTTAAAAGAGATAATTCAATTGCAACAAAATTTTGTAGGTTCATTAGGAACGGAAGACTATAATAATATAAATGAAATAGTAAAAGAAGTTATAGAAATTTATGAATCATCTTTAGAAAAAAGAGGAATAAATTATAAATTTAATAGAGGTGAAAATCAAGAAATATTATGTGATAGAGGGCAAATATTTCAAGTAATAAGTAATTTTATAAAAAATGCATACGAGGCTATAGAGGAAGCAGAAAAAAAAGAAAAATTATTAGAAGTAACTACGTACAATAATAAAGATAAATTTATTATAGAAATAAAAGATAATGGAATAGGAATAAAAGAAGAAAATTTAAATAAACTTTTTGAGTTTGGTTTTTCAACGAAAAAAGAAAATGGAAAAGGGAATGGCTATGGACTGTATAGTTGTAAATCAATTATAAAAAAATATGGAGGAGAAATTTTAGTAGAATCTAAGTATGGAGAATATACAAATTTTAAAATCATTTTACCGAAAAGGAGTACAAAATAA
- a CDS encoding HNH endonuclease: MFLIIILILLLLLFLNYILKNNNNSTSLKTYEYTLNHINNKKYRNYLDKSFNKNDKEYIFNLFNNKCFNCGSTNNLEIDHHYPISKGYPLKYKNKYNAVLLCRDCNIKKSNKFPENFYLKSQLEVLKKKYNITQFNIDKQILDYKLNFLSEYILNNLNCIININQKNYLIKPLEIKYEVIFINSNLKKEYYLIYLFNKNKYISNISKLKIKSN; encoded by the coding sequence ATGTTTCTTATTATTATTTTAATATTATTATTATTGTTGTTTTTAAATTATATTTTAAAAAATAATAATAATTCTACTTCATTAAAAACATATGAATATACTTTAAATCATATTAATAATAAAAAATATAGAAATTATTTAGATAAAAGCTTTAATAAAAATGATAAAGAGTATATTTTTAATTTGTTTAATAATAAATGCTTTAATTGCGGTTCTACAAACAATTTAGAAATTGATCATCACTATCCAATATCAAAAGGTTATCCTTTAAAATATAAAAATAAATATAATGCTGTTTTATTATGCCGTGATTGTAATATTAAAAAATCTAATAAATTTCCAGAAAATTTTTATTTAAAATCCCAATTAGAAGTTTTAAAGAAAAAATATAATATTACACAATTTAATATAGATAAACAAATTTTAGATTATAAACTTAATTTTTTATCTGAATATATCTTAAATAATCTTAATTGTATTATTAATATTAATCAAAAAAATTATCTAATCAAACCTTTAGAAATAAAATATGAAGTTATTTTTATTAATAGTAATTTAAAAAAAGAATATTATCTAATATATTTATTTAATAAAAATAAGTATATTTCTAATATTTCTAAATTAAAAATAAAGAGTAACTAA
- the thyA gene encoding thymidylate synthase, translating into MKEYLDMVKYVLDNGVRKKNRTGVDTISTFSYFYKVDLSKGYPLLTTKKVYFNSMLKELFWYLSGDEHIKELRKHTKIWDAWADEEGRLETAYGRFWRKYPVPKENHFNGEVWVDKDNKWTTEHQDGTLTFDQIQYIIDTLKEIKINPEASNGRRLIVSAWHPGNATISKLPPCHYTFAFNVQGDKLNCHLTQRSGDVALGIPFNLACYSLLTMMIAKECGYKVGEFAHTIIDCHIYENHIEGLKEQIKRTPKELPEIKIADKPFNELTPEDIELINYNHDPLIKFEVAV; encoded by the coding sequence ATGAAAGAGTATTTAGATATGGTAAAATATGTTTTAGATAATGGAGTAAGAAAGAAAAATAGAACAGGTGTAGATACTATAAGTACATTTAGTTATTTTTATAAAGTAGATCTATCGAAAGGGTATCCATTATTAACAACTAAAAAAGTATATTTTAATTCAATGTTAAAAGAATTATTTTGGTATTTAAGTGGCGATGAGCATATAAAAGAATTAAGAAAGCATACTAAAATATGGGATGCATGGGCTGATGAAGAGGGAAGATTAGAAACAGCTTATGGAAGATTTTGGAGAAAATATCCTGTGCCAAAAGAGAATCATTTTAATGGAGAAGTTTGGGTAGATAAAGATAATAAATGGACAACAGAACACCAGGATGGAACTTTGACATTTGACCAAATACAATACATTATAGACACTTTAAAAGAAATTAAAATTAATCCTGAAGCATCTAACGGTAGAAGGTTAATAGTTTCAGCATGGCATCCAGGGAATGCGACTATAAGTAAATTACCGCCATGTCACTATACATTTGCATTTAATGTACAAGGAGATAAATTAAATTGTCATTTAACTCAAAGAAGTGGAGATGTTGCTTTAGGAATACCATTTAATTTAGCGTGTTACTCGTTATTAACTATGATGATAGCAAAAGAGTGTGGTTATAAAGTAGGTGAATTCGCACATACAATAATAGATTGTCACATATATGAAAATCATATAGAAGGGTTAAAAGAACAAATAAAAAGAACTCCTAAAGAATTACCAGAAATAAAAATAGCTGATAAACCTTTTAATGAATTAACGCCAGAAGATATAGAGTTAATAAATTATAATCATGATCCATTAATAAAATTTGAGGTAGCTGTATAA
- a CDS encoding CTP synthase translates to MKQTKYIFVTGGVVSSLGKGITAASLGRLLEERGYSVTIQKFDPYINVDPGTMSPYQHGEVFVTDDGAETDLDLGHYERFIDQSLTKYNNVTTGKIYSAVINKERKGEYLGGTVQVIPHITNEIKSKIEIVGKENNSDIVITEIGGTVGDIESTPFLESIRQFRYDVGKENVLYCHVTLLPYIKAAGELKTKPTQHSVKELMSIGIRPDVLVCRTEKTVTDEIKRKLSLFCDIDVEGVIECPDASTIYEVPLILEELGLADVVCKKLGLENNKPSLHEWSELVDRIKNPEKEFKVAIVGKYVELKDAYISINESILHAGYSLKGKAKIDYIQAEDIDVSVLKNYDGILVPGGFGQRAVEGKIKSIQYARENKIPFLGICLGMQCTVIEYSRNVLNYKDANSTEFDEDTNYPVIDLLPEQKDIEDMGGTMRLGVYPCKLKEGSLAKKLYQEELIYERHRHRYEFNNEFKEIIINAGLEISGTSPDGRLAEIVELKNHPYFIASQFHPEFKSRPNRPHPLFVGFVKAMLGEEI, encoded by the coding sequence ATGAAGCAAACAAAATATATTTTTGTTACTGGAGGAGTAGTATCATCATTGGGAAAGGGAATAACAGCGGCTTCTTTAGGAAGATTGTTAGAAGAAAGAGGTTATAGTGTAACTATTCAAAAATTTGACCCATATATAAATGTAGATCCAGGAACAATGAGTCCTTATCAGCATGGAGAAGTATTTGTTACTGATGATGGAGCTGAGACAGATTTAGACTTAGGACATTATGAAAGATTTATAGATCAAAGTTTGACTAAATATAATAATGTAACAACAGGGAAAATTTATTCAGCAGTAATAAATAAAGAAAGAAAAGGAGAATATCTTGGAGGAACAGTACAAGTTATTCCTCATATAACTAATGAAATAAAATCAAAAATAGAAATAGTAGGAAAAGAAAATAATTCTGATATAGTAATAACAGAAATAGGAGGAACAGTAGGAGATATAGAATCAACTCCTTTTTTAGAATCAATTAGACAATTTAGGTATGACGTGGGGAAAGAGAATGTATTATATTGTCATGTTACTTTATTACCATATATAAAAGCAGCAGGAGAGTTAAAAACAAAACCAACTCAACACAGTGTAAAAGAATTAATGAGTATAGGGATAAGACCAGATGTTTTAGTTTGTAGAACAGAAAAAACAGTAACTGATGAAATAAAAAGAAAATTATCTTTATTTTGTGATATAGATGTAGAAGGTGTAATCGAATGTCCAGATGCTTCTACAATTTATGAAGTACCATTAATTTTAGAAGAATTAGGATTAGCTGATGTAGTATGTAAAAAATTAGGATTAGAAAATAATAAACCTAGTTTACATGAATGGTCAGAATTAGTAGATAGAATTAAAAATCCTGAAAAAGAATTTAAAGTAGCTATTGTAGGGAAATATGTTGAATTAAAAGATGCGTACATAAGTATAAATGAATCTATTTTACATGCAGGTTATAGTTTAAAAGGAAAAGCAAAAATAGACTATATACAAGCAGAAGATATAGATGTATCTGTATTAAAAAATTATGATGGTATTTTAGTACCTGGTGGTTTTGGTCAAAGAGCAGTAGAAGGTAAAATTAAAAGTATACAATATGCAAGAGAAAATAAAATTCCATTTTTAGGTATTTGTTTAGGAATGCAATGTACAGTTATTGAGTATTCTAGAAATGTTTTAAATTATAAGGATGCAAACTCTACTGAATTTGATGAAGATACTAATTATCCAGTTATTGACTTACTTCCAGAACAAAAAGATATAGAAGATATGGGTGGAACAATGAGATTAGGGGTTTATCCATGTAAATTAAAAGAAGGAAGTTTAGCTAAAAAATTGTATCAAGAAGAGTTAATATATGAAAGACATAGACATAGATATGAATTTAATAATGAATTTAAAGAAATAATTATAAATGCAGGACTTGAAATATCTGGAACTTCACCAGATGGAAGGTTAGCTGAAATTGTAGAATTAAAAAATCATCCTTATTTTATTGCATCACAATTTCATCCAGAATTTAAATCAAGACCAAATAGACCACATCCTTTATTTGTAGGTTTTGTTAAAGCTATGTTAGGAGAAGAAATATAA
- a CDS encoding class II fructose-bisphosphate aldolase, translating to MKYNYKELGLSNTKEMFKHANENGYSVPAFNFNNMEQMEAIIEACTEMGSPVILQVSAGARKYIGKEIVPFLAQAAVAYARSKGSDIPVALHLDHGPNLETVKDCINYGFSSVMIDGSHHSFEENIKVSKEVADYAHQYDVSVEAELGILAGVEDDVVAEKTIFTQPDEVEEFVSKTGVDSLAIAIGTSHGAYKFKPGDNPQIRLDILKEIERRIPGFPIVLHGSSSVPAKFVKLINENGGKIADAIGIPNEQLRDASKSAVAKINVDTDGRLAFTAGIREVFAKNPSEFDPRKYLGPAKEYMKEYYKEKIQTVFGSEGAYKKGE from the coding sequence ATGAAATATAATTATAAAGAATTAGGTCTTTCTAATACGAAAGAAATGTTTAAGCATGCAAATGAAAATGGTTATTCAGTTCCAGCATTTAACTTTAATAATATGGAGCAAATGGAAGCAATAATTGAAGCTTGTACAGAAATGGGTTCGCCAGTTATATTACAAGTATCAGCTGGAGCTAGAAAATATATAGGGAAAGAAATTGTTCCTTTTTTAGCACAAGCAGCGGTAGCTTATGCAAGATCAAAAGGATCTGATATTCCAGTAGCATTACATTTAGATCATGGACCAAATTTAGAAACAGTTAAAGACTGTATAAATTATGGATTTTCTTCTGTAATGATAGATGGTTCTCATCATTCATTCGAAGAAAATATAAAAGTATCAAAAGAAGTTGCTGATTATGCACATCAATATGATGTATCAGTAGAAGCAGAATTAGGAATATTAGCAGGAGTAGAAGATGATGTAGTTGCAGAAAAAACTATATTTACTCAACCTGATGAAGTAGAAGAATTTGTTTCTAAAACAGGAGTAGATTCATTAGCAATAGCTATAGGAACTTCACATGGAGCATACAAATTTAAACCTGGTGATAATCCTCAAATAAGATTAGATATTTTAAAAGAAATAGAAAGAAGAATACCTGGGTTCCCAATTGTTTTACACGGTTCTTCATCAGTACCAGCAAAATTTGTTAAATTAATAAATGAAAATGGTGGAAAAATTGCTGATGCGATAGGAATTCCTAATGAACAATTAAGAGATGCTTCTAAATCTGCAGTAGCGAAAATAAATGTTGATACAGATGGAAGATTAGCATTTACAGCAGGAATAAGAGAAGTATTCGCTAAAAATCCTTCTGAATTTGATCCTAGAAAATATTTAGGACCAGCAAAAGAATATATGAAAGAATATTATAAAGAAAAAATACAAACTGTATTTGGTTCTGAAGGAGCTTATAAAAAAGGGGAATAA
- the msrB gene encoding peptide-methionine (R)-S-oxide reductase MsrB: protein MPAKVFYKAEEYHQNFYKTHSIKYNYYRYRSGRDQFLKKIWKGKKLNSINTKYSNYKKPTDKELRKTLSNLTYKVTQKNGTERAFTGMYWDNKLEGIYVDILSGEPLFSSTNKYKSGTGWPSFTMPIDEHFILKKEDKSLFYKRIEVRSKYADNHLGHVFTDGPPPTGLRYCINSIALNFIPKAEMEEKGYSKYLYLFK from the coding sequence TTGCCTGCAAAAGTTTTCTACAAAGCTGAAGAATATCATCAAAATTTTTATAAAACACATTCTATTAAATATAATTATTATAGATATCGTTCAGGAAGAGATCAATTTTTAAAAAAAATATGGAAAGGGAAAAAACTGAATAGTATTAATACAAAATATAGCAACTATAAAAAACCCACTGATAAAGAGTTAAGAAAGACATTATCTAATTTAACTTATAAAGTTACTCAAAAAAATGGAACAGAAAGAGCTTTTACTGGTATGTACTGGGATAACAAACTTGAAGGAATTTATGTTGATATTTTATCTGGTGAACCTTTATTTAGCTCTACTAATAAATATAAATCTGGTACAGGTTGGCCTAGTTTTACTATGCCAATAGATGAACATTTTATATTAAAAAAAGAAGATAAAAGTTTATTTTATAAAAGAATTGAGGTGAGAAGTAAATATGCTGATAACCATCTAGGACATGTTTTCACTGATGGTCCTCCACCTACTGGATTAAGATACTGTATAAATTCAATAGCTTTAAATTTTATTCCTAAAGCAGAAATGGAAGAAAAGGGATATTCAAAATATTTATACTTATTTAAATAA
- a CDS encoding potassium channel family protein codes for MINFKNFLLMILSLITIYLIGILGYIYIENYSLMDAIYMTAITISTVGFSELKPLSLSGKIFTIFLIFIGISFVLYSVSVIVKFILEGELNKYLKGVKVKSKINNLSNHIIICGAGRTGYRIIEQYVKSNENFVVIESDIEKIKVLESTLGNNILILNEDATKDETLIEAGIERAKALVAVLSSDAENLFLSLSAKSLNNKISVITRALDLHSEKKLKKAGADYVISPLSIAADKIVKITAQKNINKFIDYITESGVDELKVEFIDIPKNSKLVNKTLLEAKIPQKTSLIVVGIEENNKIKLNPTSTSLINPNSKLLVFGKKEQIKKLENLIKG; via the coding sequence ATGATTAATTTTAAAAACTTTTTATTAATGATATTATCTTTAATAACAATATATTTAATAGGAATTTTAGGTTATATTTATATTGAAAATTATTCTTTAATGGATGCTATTTATATGACTGCTATTACTATATCAACTGTTGGTTTTAGTGAACTCAAGCCTCTATCACTATCTGGTAAAATTTTTACTATATTTTTAATTTTTATTGGAATTAGTTTTGTGTTATATAGTGTATCTGTAATAGTAAAATTTATTTTAGAAGGTGAATTAAATAAATATTTAAAAGGAGTAAAAGTGAAAAGTAAAATTAATAATTTATCAAATCATATAATTATTTGTGGTGCAGGTAGAACTGGATATAGAATTATAGAACAGTATGTTAAATCAAATGAAAATTTTGTAGTTATCGAAAGTGATATTGAAAAAATTAAAGTTTTAGAATCTACTTTAGGAAATAATATTTTAATTTTAAATGAAGATGCTACAAAAGATGAAACCTTAATAGAAGCAGGAATAGAACGAGCTAAAGCTTTAGTAGCTGTTCTTTCAAGTGACGCTGAAAATCTATTTCTTTCATTATCAGCAAAATCTTTAAATAATAAAATTAGTGTGATTACTAGAGCACTTGATTTACATAGTGAAAAAAAATTAAAAAAAGCTGGTGCTGATTATGTTATTTCTCCACTTAGCATTGCTGCAGATAAAATCGTTAAAATCACTGCTCAAAAAAATATTAACAAATTTATTGATTATATTACTGAAAGTGGTGTTGATGAGCTAAAAGTAGAATTTATTGATATTCCTAAAAATAGCAAACTTGTAAACAAAACATTATTAGAGGCTAAAATTCCTCAAAAAACCAGTTTAATAGTTGTAGGTATTGAAGAAAATAATAAAATAAAATTAAATCCTACTTCTACTTCATTAATAAATCCTAATTCAAAATTATTAGTTTTTGGAAAAAAAGAACAAATTAAAAAATTAGAAAATCTAATAAAAGGTTAA